Genomic DNA from Enterococcus saigonensis:
GAGTGCCTTCAGAAAGCTTCAGAAAAATGGACTGTATATAACAACAGAACATCGAACAATCAAGTATCTGAATAATCTGATTGAACAAGACCATCGTCCAATTAAGCGAAGAAACAAATTTTACCAAAGTTTGCGAACAGCCTCAACCACGATTAAAGGCATGGAAGCGATTCGAGGAATTTATAAAAAAAGCCGAAAAGAAGGGTCTCTTTTTGGCTTTTCCGTCTGTACAGAAATCAAAGGACTATTAGGAATCCCTGCTTAAATAAGAATCATCTTGAAAAACTAATGACCTTTTTGAGACTTTGCAACAGAACCCATTGGTTTGTGTAAACGCAAAGAAACGGCGGCTCTGAAAATCAAAGCCACCGTTTCATAGGCGTGAAAATATGTCTGCTGTACGACGGCTTTTTTCTTTTGCCGTCGTGCGGCAGATTATTGCTTATGGAATTGTTTTTCTATCACATTACTGTTATAAGTACAACAAGTATACCAAGATACCAAGCACAATTCGATACCAACCAAACACCTTAAAATCATGTTTTTTGATAAAGTTCATTAGGAATTTAATTACTAAGACAGATACCGCAAATGCCACAGCCATACCGAGAACAAGAGCGAGCAGTTCTGCACTTGTAAAATCAAACCCGAATTTTAACAGCTTAAAAGCACTTGCTCCAAGCATAGTAGGTACTGCGAGGAAAAAAGTAAACTCTGCTGCTGCCACTCGTGAAACTCCTATGAGTAAAGCACCTATAATCGTTGCTCCCGACCGTGATGTGCCGGGTATAAGTGATAACACTTGAAATGCCCCTATCAAGATTGCTGTTTTATAGCTGATGTCAGAAAGTGCCATAGTAGTAGGAGTACGCTTTTTATTCCAATTTTCTATGAGAATGAATAACAAACCATAAAAGATTAACATGATTGAAATCACAATGGGGGTTTGGAGGTAAGCATCCAAATAATCATCAAATAAAATCCCCATAATACCTGACGGTATACAAGCCACTGCAACCTTGAACCACAACGAGAAAGTATCCTTTTTAACAAGTGGCTGCGATTTATCCTTTAGCTGAAATGGAAACATCTTGTTCCAAAACATTACAACCACTGCGAGTATAGCTCCAAGTTGAATAACAACAAAAAACATTTCTTTAAATGCTTCGCTCATATTAAGTGTGATAAATTTGTCCGCAAGAATCATATGTCCTGTGCTGCTGATAGGTAGCCACTCAGTAATACCCTCAACAATTCCAAGAAAAATAACTTTTAAAATTTCTATAAAATCAAGTACCATTATTTCAAATCCTCCTTTTTAAAATGATGAAAGGTCATAAGAAAACCAACTGCTGATACAAGAATAATAATAGATACAGACAGCAGTGTAGGATAGCCGGTACTCTGAAGTTTACCCTGCACCAAGAAATAGGTGGC
This window encodes:
- the bcrD gene encoding bacitracin resistance undecaprenyl-diphosphatase BcrD, encoding MVLDFIEILKVIFLGIVEGITEWLPISSTGHMILADKFITLNMSEAFKEMFFVVIQLGAILAVVVMFWNKMFPFQLKDKSQPLVKKDTFSLWFKVAVACIPSGIMGILFDDYLDAYLQTPIVISIMLIFYGLLFILIENWNKKRTPTTMALSDISYKTAILIGAFQVLSLIPGTSRSGATIIGALLIGVSRVAAAEFTFFLAVPTMLGASAFKLLKFGFDFTSAELLALVLGMAVAFAVSVLVIKFLMNFIKKHDFKVFGWYRIVLGILVYLLYL